In the Scomber japonicus isolate fScoJap1 chromosome 18, fScoJap1.pri, whole genome shotgun sequence genome, one interval contains:
- the nbr1b gene encoding next to BRCA1 gene 1 protein isoform X4: protein MDFYINLKVNFRGNSKNFLLSGSETKSWESMEAMVKRSFGLCSLQLTYFDEENEEVSINSQVEYEEALKSAVRQGNRLHMNVYETRGQPARVSTTKASGAEPKRGFRPPQHCPTLAQVVSRKVQAAVPEQGMVIMKEVKGAKEEDKTPPAWFTSYMEKFKDQVVREAVEKICREFSGQCCIHKPLGGGGGGGAVGGRGETVGGAEAQQVPEISSSTLPGAPSSSSTPPCSSCRGQTTGGGYQCSVCTACTLCEPCSFSHDPSHNLVRARTPLSIPEHGSPAPDHSRFYRRGDRSFRKAEKQRLKAEKRLLKAEVKEIRKQLRMERRGLQWSSSHRDGSSSPVLLQPRATQHNSPERPKRPCPLVVPTMTAAFLDENLPDGTRLRPGTKFIKYWKMRNTGTIGWSPDTKLKFMWGNLAVGSGDRWREVSVPFLQPGQVGIVSVALCAPTVEGSYTSHWRLAHAGEQFGPRVWCSIVVDPLAPAPMMVDGILVSPCVTPQGKNPVAKDGKACAASREQPLMSVDQEEYYIPSVDLLTAQDLLSFELLDINIVQELESVPNNTPADMTPCMSPLPQEGHLQDKSSPSLGLIQEETEVINSIMDVPHGAGSGAEGGGVPAQEEGEDDISGTQFVCETVIRSMTLEEPPDHAPLRGSRPGTVVRPAAQGGSCTKSKVEESPDSSPGSSKSPLKPPATLKASLPSPLKASLPAPLSVAPTTGLGPSSAPTPLHALSRASTLQEHIATGESEDPDMENICVESTAKDSEKEPEEGKEKEGEEKRSRSSSTSSEDYIIILPDCFDTSRPLGESMYSSALSQPGDIPAKTPTDPDNPSSEQLGSTTSDGELGEADEGGAAAETGMSGASSANDMLCTSQTLDDEPLTPEVVAPPKAIVTPSPESSGETDVDAAAAAAGGEAEDSELYQTEDASGPEETRTDAAEATEDTEEENPEDPRHPGITSGLVKGALSVAASAYKALFTGQGPTQPPVDASTQDTMMAVLVEMGFGDRPLNQRLLKKHNYNLLDVVNELVQMTDNDWYSTRY from the exons ATGGACTTCTACATCAACCTGAAGGTGAATTTCAGAGGAAATTCCAAGAATTTCCTGCTGTCGGGATCCGAGACCAAGAGCTGGGAGTCGATGGAGGCCATG gtGAAGCGTTCGTTTGGCCTGTGCAGTCTTCAGCTGACCTACTTCGACGAGGAGAATGAAGAG GTGTCCATTAACAGCCAAG TGGAGTACGAGGAGGCGCTGAAG aGTGCAGTGAGGCAGGGGAACCGTCTGCACATGAACGTGTACGAGACTCGGGGCCAGCCAGCAAGGGTCTCCACCACCAAGGCTAGTGGAGCAGAGCCCAAGAGGGGCTTCAGACCCCCACAGCACTGTCCTACTCTAGCCCAGGTGGTTAGTCGCAAGGTCCAGGCTGCAGTGCCAGAACAGGGCATG GTGATCATGAAAGAAGTAAAAGGGGccaaagaagaagacaagacTCCTCCAGCCTGGTTTACCTCTTACATggagaag tTTAAGGACCAGGTGGTTCGCGAGGCGGTGGAGAAGATCTGCCGGGAATTCTCCGGACAGTGCTGCATCCATAAGCCTTTGGGgggcggaggaggagggggagcagtGGGAGGCAGAGGGGAAACGGTTGGAGGAGCAGAGGCCCAGCAAGTCCCTGAGATTTCCTCCTCCACTTTACCCGGAGcgccatcctcctcctccactcctccctgCTCGTCCTGTAGGGGGCAGACTACAGGGGGAGGCTACCAGTGCAG TGTGTGTACAGCCTGTACTCTGTGTGAGCCCTGCAGTTTCTCTCATGATCCCAGTCACAACCTGGTGAGAGCCAGGACTCCTCTGTCCATCCCGGAGCATGGATCACCTGCACCAGACCACAGCAG GTTTTACAGGCGAGGCGACCGCAGTTTCCGGAAGGCGGAGAAGCAGCGGCTGAAAGCAGAGAAGCGCCTGCTGAAAGCTGAGGTCAAAGAGATCAGGAAACAGCTGAGGATGGAGAGGCGGGGCTTACAGTGGAGCTCCTCCCACCGAGATGGAAGCTCCTCCCCCGTGCTCCTGCAGCCTCGAGCCACCCAGCATAACAGCCCTGA GCGTCCAAAGCGTCCCTGTCCACTGGTGGTTCCAACCATGACTGCTGCATTTCTGGACGAGAACCTTCCCGACGGAACCCGACTGCGTCCTGGGACCAAGTTCATCAAGTACTGGAAGATGAGGAACACTGGAACAATCGGCTGGAGCCCCGATACTAAG CTGAAGTTCATGTGGGGAAACTTGGCGGTGGGATCTGGGGACCGCTGGAGAGAAGTGTCTGTTCCCTTTCTCCAGCCAGGACAG GTCGGCATAGTGAGCGTGGCTCTATGTGCTCCCACTGTGGAGGGCTCCTACACCTCCCACTGGCGTCTGGCCCACGCCGGAGAGCAGTTTGGACCCAGGGTCTGGTGCAGCATTGTGgtcgaccctctggccccggcCCCTATGATGGTCGATGGGATACTGGTGTCCCCCTGTGTCACGCCACAG GGGAAGAACCCAGTGGCAAAGGATGGGAAAGCCTGTGCAGCTTCGAGGGAGCAACCTCTCATGTCTGTGGACCAAGAAGAATACTACATCCCTTCTGTTGACCTGCTCACTGCACAG GATCTTCTGTCTTTTGAGTTATTGGATATCAACATCGTCCAAGAGTTGGAGAGTGTCCCAAATAACACTCCTGCTG ACATGACTCCCTGCATGTCTCCTCTGCCTCAAGAGGGCCACCTGCAGGACAAGAGTAGTCCCTCTTTGGGTCTGATCCAGGAAGAGACAGAAGTTATCAATAGCATCATGG ATGTCCCACATGGTGCAGGATCTGGAGCTGAAGGTGGCGGAGTCCCAGCTCAGGAGGAAGGCGAGGATGACATCAGCGGGACTCAGTTTGTTTGTGAGACGGTGATTCGCTCCATGACACTGGAGGAGCCCCCTGACCATGCCCCTTTAAGAGGGTCCCGCCCAGGTACTG TGGTGCGTCCAGCAGCTCAGGGCGGCTCCTGCACCAAGAGCAAAGTGGAAGAAAGCCCAGACAGCAGCCCCGGCAGCTCCAAAAGCCCCCTCAAACCACCTGCTACGCTCAAAGCTTCCCTCCCATCACCGCTGAAAGCCTCCCTGCCCGCTCCCCTGTCTGTGGCCCCGACCACAGGGCTCGGCCCCAGCTCAGCACCGACCCCACTCCACGCTCTATCCAGAGCCTCCACACTGCAGGAGCACATAGCCACAG GTGAAAGCGAGGATCCTGACATGGAGAACATCTGTGTGGAGTCCACAGCGAAGGACAGCGAGAAGGAgccagaggaagggaaggagaaagaaggagaggaaaagaggagtcgctcctcctccacctcctcagaggattacatcatcatcctccCTGACTGCTTTGACACCAGTCGGCCACTGGGGGAGTCCATGTACAG CTCTGCTTTGTCCCAGCCTGGCGACATCCCTGCCAAGACCCCCACAGACCCTGACAACCCATCTTCTGAGCAGCTGGGCAGCACCACCTCTGATGGGGAGCTAGGCGAAGCGGATGAAGGCGGTGCAGCCGCAGAGACGGGCATGTCAGGTGCCAGCAGTGCCAATGACATGCTGTGTACCTCTCAGACGCTGGATGACGAGCCACTGACACCTGAGGTGGTGGCACCGCCTAAAGCCATCGTCACACCAAG TCCAGAGAGCAGCGGAGAAACAGAcgttgatgctgctgctgctgctgcaggaggagaagCTGAAGACTCTGAACTGTACCAAACTGAGGATG CCTCTGGTCCTGAAGAAACCCGGACAGATGCTGCTGAAGCTACtgaagacacagaggaagaaaaccCTGAAGACCCcag GCATCCAGGCATCACCAGCGGTCTGGTGAAGGGAGCTCTGTCAGTAGCTGCTTCTGCCTACAAAGCCCTGTTTACTGGACAAGGACCCACACAG CCACCAGTGGACGCGTCGACCCAGGACACCATGATGGCCGTGCTGGTAGAGATGGGTTTCGGGGACCGTCCGCTCAACCAGCGGCTGCTGAAGAAACATAACTACAACCTGCTGGATGTGGTCAACGAGCTCGTTCAGATGACCGACAATGATTGGTACTCCACACGCTACTga
- the nbr1b gene encoding next to BRCA1 gene 1 protein isoform X2: protein MDFYINLKVNFRGNSKNFLLSGSETKSWESMEAMVKRSFGLCSLQLTYFDEENEEVSINSQVEYEEALKSAVRQGNRLHMNVYETRGQPARVSTTKASGAEPKRGFRPPQHCPTLAQVVSRKVQAAVPEQGMVIMKEVKGAKEEDKTPPAWFTSYMEKFKDQVVREAVEKICREFSGQCCIHKPLGGGGGGGAVGGRGETVGGAEAQQVPEISSSTLPGAPSSSSTPPCSSCRGQTTGGGYQCSVCTACTLCEPCSFSHDPSHNLVRARTPLSIPEHGSPAPDHSRFYRRGDRSFRKAEKQRLKAEKRLLKAEVKEIRKQLRMERRGLQWSSSHRDGSSSPVLLQPRATQHNSPERPKRPCPLVVPTMTAAFLDENLPDGTRLRPGTKFIKYWKMRNTGTIGWSPDTKLKFMWGNLAVGSGDRWREVSVPFLQPGQVGIVSVALCAPTVEGSYTSHWRLAHAGEQFGPRVWCSIVVDPLAPAPMMVDGILVSPCVTPQGKNPVAKDGKACAASREQPLMSVDQEEYYIPSVDLLTAQDLLSFELLDINIVQELESVPNNTPADMTPCMSPLPQEGHLQDKSSPSLGLIQEETEVINSIMDVPHGAGSGAEGGGVPAQEEGEDDISGTQFVCETVIRSMTLEEPPDHAPLRGSRPGTGKVVRPAAQGGSCTKSKVEESPDSSPGSSKSPLKPPATLKASLPSPLKASLPAPLSVAPTTGLGPSSAPTPLHALSRASTLQEHIATGESEDPDMENICVESTAKDSEKEPEEGKEKEGEEKRSRSSSTSSEDYIIILPDCFDTSRPLGESMYSSALSQPGDIPAKTPTDPDNPSSEQLGSTTSDGELGEADEGGAAAETGMSGASSANDMLCTSQTLDDEPLTPEVVAPPKAIVTPSPESSGETDVDAAAAAAGGEAEDSELYQTEDASGPEETRTDAAEATEDTEEENPEDPRHPGITSGLVKGALSVAASAYKALFTGQGPTQPPVDASTQDTMMAVLVEMGFGDRPLNQRLLKKHNYNLLDVVNELVQMTDNDWYSTRY from the exons ATGGACTTCTACATCAACCTGAAGGTGAATTTCAGAGGAAATTCCAAGAATTTCCTGCTGTCGGGATCCGAGACCAAGAGCTGGGAGTCGATGGAGGCCATG gtGAAGCGTTCGTTTGGCCTGTGCAGTCTTCAGCTGACCTACTTCGACGAGGAGAATGAAGAG GTGTCCATTAACAGCCAAG TGGAGTACGAGGAGGCGCTGAAG aGTGCAGTGAGGCAGGGGAACCGTCTGCACATGAACGTGTACGAGACTCGGGGCCAGCCAGCAAGGGTCTCCACCACCAAGGCTAGTGGAGCAGAGCCCAAGAGGGGCTTCAGACCCCCACAGCACTGTCCTACTCTAGCCCAGGTGGTTAGTCGCAAGGTCCAGGCTGCAGTGCCAGAACAGGGCATG GTGATCATGAAAGAAGTAAAAGGGGccaaagaagaagacaagacTCCTCCAGCCTGGTTTACCTCTTACATggagaag tTTAAGGACCAGGTGGTTCGCGAGGCGGTGGAGAAGATCTGCCGGGAATTCTCCGGACAGTGCTGCATCCATAAGCCTTTGGGgggcggaggaggagggggagcagtGGGAGGCAGAGGGGAAACGGTTGGAGGAGCAGAGGCCCAGCAAGTCCCTGAGATTTCCTCCTCCACTTTACCCGGAGcgccatcctcctcctccactcctccctgCTCGTCCTGTAGGGGGCAGACTACAGGGGGAGGCTACCAGTGCAG TGTGTGTACAGCCTGTACTCTGTGTGAGCCCTGCAGTTTCTCTCATGATCCCAGTCACAACCTGGTGAGAGCCAGGACTCCTCTGTCCATCCCGGAGCATGGATCACCTGCACCAGACCACAGCAG GTTTTACAGGCGAGGCGACCGCAGTTTCCGGAAGGCGGAGAAGCAGCGGCTGAAAGCAGAGAAGCGCCTGCTGAAAGCTGAGGTCAAAGAGATCAGGAAACAGCTGAGGATGGAGAGGCGGGGCTTACAGTGGAGCTCCTCCCACCGAGATGGAAGCTCCTCCCCCGTGCTCCTGCAGCCTCGAGCCACCCAGCATAACAGCCCTGA GCGTCCAAAGCGTCCCTGTCCACTGGTGGTTCCAACCATGACTGCTGCATTTCTGGACGAGAACCTTCCCGACGGAACCCGACTGCGTCCTGGGACCAAGTTCATCAAGTACTGGAAGATGAGGAACACTGGAACAATCGGCTGGAGCCCCGATACTAAG CTGAAGTTCATGTGGGGAAACTTGGCGGTGGGATCTGGGGACCGCTGGAGAGAAGTGTCTGTTCCCTTTCTCCAGCCAGGACAG GTCGGCATAGTGAGCGTGGCTCTATGTGCTCCCACTGTGGAGGGCTCCTACACCTCCCACTGGCGTCTGGCCCACGCCGGAGAGCAGTTTGGACCCAGGGTCTGGTGCAGCATTGTGgtcgaccctctggccccggcCCCTATGATGGTCGATGGGATACTGGTGTCCCCCTGTGTCACGCCACAG GGGAAGAACCCAGTGGCAAAGGATGGGAAAGCCTGTGCAGCTTCGAGGGAGCAACCTCTCATGTCTGTGGACCAAGAAGAATACTACATCCCTTCTGTTGACCTGCTCACTGCACAG GATCTTCTGTCTTTTGAGTTATTGGATATCAACATCGTCCAAGAGTTGGAGAGTGTCCCAAATAACACTCCTGCTG ACATGACTCCCTGCATGTCTCCTCTGCCTCAAGAGGGCCACCTGCAGGACAAGAGTAGTCCCTCTTTGGGTCTGATCCAGGAAGAGACAGAAGTTATCAATAGCATCATGG ATGTCCCACATGGTGCAGGATCTGGAGCTGAAGGTGGCGGAGTCCCAGCTCAGGAGGAAGGCGAGGATGACATCAGCGGGACTCAGTTTGTTTGTGAGACGGTGATTCGCTCCATGACACTGGAGGAGCCCCCTGACCATGCCCCTTTAAGAGGGTCCCGCCCAGGTACTGGTAAAG TGGTGCGTCCAGCAGCTCAGGGCGGCTCCTGCACCAAGAGCAAAGTGGAAGAAAGCCCAGACAGCAGCCCCGGCAGCTCCAAAAGCCCCCTCAAACCACCTGCTACGCTCAAAGCTTCCCTCCCATCACCGCTGAAAGCCTCCCTGCCCGCTCCCCTGTCTGTGGCCCCGACCACAGGGCTCGGCCCCAGCTCAGCACCGACCCCACTCCACGCTCTATCCAGAGCCTCCACACTGCAGGAGCACATAGCCACAG GTGAAAGCGAGGATCCTGACATGGAGAACATCTGTGTGGAGTCCACAGCGAAGGACAGCGAGAAGGAgccagaggaagggaaggagaaagaaggagaggaaaagaggagtcgctcctcctccacctcctcagaggattacatcatcatcctccCTGACTGCTTTGACACCAGTCGGCCACTGGGGGAGTCCATGTACAG CTCTGCTTTGTCCCAGCCTGGCGACATCCCTGCCAAGACCCCCACAGACCCTGACAACCCATCTTCTGAGCAGCTGGGCAGCACCACCTCTGATGGGGAGCTAGGCGAAGCGGATGAAGGCGGTGCAGCCGCAGAGACGGGCATGTCAGGTGCCAGCAGTGCCAATGACATGCTGTGTACCTCTCAGACGCTGGATGACGAGCCACTGACACCTGAGGTGGTGGCACCGCCTAAAGCCATCGTCACACCAAG TCCAGAGAGCAGCGGAGAAACAGAcgttgatgctgctgctgctgctgcaggaggagaagCTGAAGACTCTGAACTGTACCAAACTGAGGATG CCTCTGGTCCTGAAGAAACCCGGACAGATGCTGCTGAAGCTACtgaagacacagaggaagaaaaccCTGAAGACCCcag GCATCCAGGCATCACCAGCGGTCTGGTGAAGGGAGCTCTGTCAGTAGCTGCTTCTGCCTACAAAGCCCTGTTTACTGGACAAGGACCCACACAG CCACCAGTGGACGCGTCGACCCAGGACACCATGATGGCCGTGCTGGTAGAGATGGGTTTCGGGGACCGTCCGCTCAACCAGCGGCTGCTGAAGAAACATAACTACAACCTGCTGGATGTGGTCAACGAGCTCGTTCAGATGACCGACAATGATTGGTACTCCACACGCTACTga